The Miscanthus floridulus cultivar M001 chromosome 7, ASM1932011v1, whole genome shotgun sequence genome includes a region encoding these proteins:
- the LOC136462832 gene encoding acetyl transferase GW6a-like: MGVMDEAEPVKKTMIRVREFDVERDLRAVEELERLCQVGLSGDQGSDPVADHDGGGAEKTTKSSKKKKKGMSLYVEQIGDPFARVRHAPDNVMLVAEYGEEDEVVGVIKACTRMVSRGKKKQSLSSSSKQFVKVACLLGLRVSPSHRRLGVATELVQRAESWCAACGASYATMATTESNAASLALFTGRFAYAPFRRPVFLGHPVHRHRVRIPRAHRVLRLPPPLAAAAYATLLPPSAADFLPTDLPALLNHKLTLGTYLAIQRGGGGPDEDPARTPSFALLSVWDATRSLRLRVGGAPTLLRASLAAARALDRHAPWLQVPSVPDIFRPFGTYLMYGLRMSGPEGPALLRSLCRHAHNVARKNPACAVLAADLGPDDPAKAVVPHWPKFSCDEDVWCIKKLGASTASDNAGSDDDDWMTSPPPSVLFVDPREF; encoded by the exons ATGGGGGTGATGGACGAAGCAGAGCCAGTGAAGAAGACGATGATAAGAGTGAGGGAGTTTGACGTGGAGAGGGACCTCCGGGCTGTGGAGGAGCTGGAGCGTCTGTGCCAGGTCGGCCTGTCGGGCGACCAAGGCTCTGACCCTGTCGCGGACCATGATGGCGGCGGCGCAGAGAAGACGACCAAGagcagcaagaagaagaagaaaggcatGTCGCTCTACGTCGAGCAGATCGGCGACCCGTTTGCCCGGGTGCGCCATGCGCCGGACAACGTCATGCTG GTTGCTGAGTACGGGGAGGAAGACGAGGTTGTCGGAGTGATCAAGGCGTGCACCAGGATGGTGAGCAGAGGGAAGAAGAAGCAAAGCCTCAGCAGCAGCTCGAAGCAGTTCGTCAAGGTGGCATGCCTTCTGGGCCTCAGGGTGTCCCCCTCCCACAG GCGCCTCGGGGTCGCGACGGAGCTGGTCCAGCGCGCCGAGTCGTGGTGTGCGGCGTGCGGCGCGTCGTACGCCACCATGGCCACCACTGAGTCCAACGCGGCGTCGCTCGCGCTCTTCACCGGCCGCTTCGCTTACGCGCCGTTCCGGCGGCCGGTGTTCCTCGGCCACCCCGTGCACCGGCACCGGGTGCGCATCCCGCGCGCGCACCGCGTGCTGCGCCTGCCCCCGCCGCTCGCCGCAGCCGCCTACGCCACGCTGCTTCCGCCCTCGGCCGCCGACTTCCTCCCCACCGACCTCCCTGCCCTGCTCAACCACAAGCTCACCCTCGGCACATACCTCGCCAtccagcgcggcggcggcggcccagaCGAGGACCCGGCCCGGACGCCGTCGTTCGCGCTGCTCAGCGTCTGGGACGCCACGCGctccctccgcctccgcgtcggcGGCGCGCCCACGCTCCTCCGCGCGTCCCTGGCCGCGGCGCGCGCGCTCGACCGCCACGCGCCGTGGCTGCAGGTACCCTCCGTCCCCGACATCTTCCGCCCGTTCGGGACCTACCTCATGTACGGCCTCCGCATGTCCGGACCGGAGGGCCCGGCGCTCCTCCGCTCGCTCTGCCGGCACGCGCACAACGTCGCGCGCAAGAACCCCGCGTGCGCCGTCCTGGCGGCCGACCTCGGGCCTGACGACCCGGCCAAGGCCGTGGTGCCGCACTGGCCCAAGTTCTCGTGCGACGAGGACGTCTGGTGTATCAAGAAGCTCGGTGCTTCCACCGCCAGCGACAATGCTGGCAGCGACGACGATGACTGGATGACGTCGCCGCCGCCCAGCGTCCTGTTCGTGGACCCCCGGGAGTTCTGA